In Candidatus Nitronauta litoralis, one DNA window encodes the following:
- the holB gene encoding DNA polymerase III subunit delta', translating into MSLQAILGQPQASGILTRALESGRIANAYLFYGPESVGKKKAGYELAKALNCETLGPKNSCDQCSSCRRIDQGLHPDVFFLEPDASGSVREPWIKIEAIRDLQKKLAFMPYEGKTKVVVIDAADRINPQAANAFLKTLEEPPAETVLILITSNPQQLLPTVASRCQGIRFQPLSEPTLEIILKEITNGNEEFNKDEIPRRVSRSGGSVQNALDFDLEEWGQVRQSLIQLLLNLSLDRVDILFSFARTWAKSEPTQITRMLKEMSGMLRDVTLLQIQCSPELLFNRDLSSEIKPMVGRQSQQALAKMQETIHNTRLALKGNANVQLTLETMLLDFCEVR; encoded by the coding sequence ATGTCTCTACAAGCAATACTAGGTCAACCGCAAGCATCGGGAATTCTCACGCGGGCTTTGGAAAGCGGGAGAATAGCCAATGCCTATCTGTTTTACGGCCCCGAAAGTGTTGGCAAAAAGAAGGCGGGTTATGAACTTGCCAAAGCCCTCAATTGCGAAACCCTGGGGCCAAAAAATTCCTGTGACCAATGCTCTTCATGCAGAAGGATTGACCAGGGACTTCATCCGGACGTTTTCTTTCTCGAACCCGATGCGAGCGGATCCGTCCGGGAACCATGGATAAAAATAGAAGCGATCCGTGATCTGCAAAAAAAACTGGCGTTCATGCCCTACGAAGGTAAAACAAAAGTTGTGGTTATCGATGCGGCCGACAGGATCAATCCTCAGGCTGCAAACGCTTTTTTAAAAACGCTGGAAGAACCGCCGGCAGAAACAGTTTTGATTCTCATCACCTCCAACCCGCAGCAGCTTTTGCCCACTGTCGCTTCACGTTGTCAGGGAATCCGTTTCCAGCCACTATCAGAACCCACTCTGGAAATAATTCTGAAAGAAATTACCAACGGAAACGAAGAATTTAATAAAGATGAAATTCCCAGAAGAGTCAGTCGTTCCGGTGGCAGCGTACAAAATGCTCTGGATTTCGATCTCGAAGAATGGGGTCAAGTAAGACAATCTCTCATCCAGCTGCTTTTAAACCTTTCGTTGGACAGGGTCGATATTCTATTTTCATTCGCGCGCACATGGGCAAAATCTGAACCGACCCAGATCACCCGGATGCTAAAAGAAATGAGCGGTATGCTGCGGGATGTTACACTTCTACAGATTCAATGCTCCCCGGAATTACTTTTCAACCGGGACCTTTCGAGTGAAATAAAACCAATGGTTGGCAGGCAAAGTCAGCAGGCACTCGCAAAGATGCAGGAAACGATCCATAATACGAGGCTGGCTTTAAAAGGGAATGCAAATGTGCAGTTGACCCTTGAAACAATGCTGCTCGATTTTTG
- a CDS encoding 4Fe-4S ferredoxin, translated as MAVAERAKRTQKRKRKPKILAVINDACTGCGGSPICITECPVDNCMYEVTNPDAPFFNRVEVDPLTCIGCKKCTSKGPMDTFLEGCPWDAIDMWPLAKYETEMGELPY; from the coding sequence ATGGCAGTTGCAGAAAGAGCCAAGCGGACTCAGAAACGCAAGCGCAAACCAAAAATTCTCGCGGTGATCAACGATGCCTGTACGGGTTGTGGCGGATCGCCCATTTGCATAACTGAATGCCCCGTTGACAATTGTATGTACGAGGTGACAAACCCGGATGCTCCTTTTTTCAACCGGGTAGAAGTGGATCCTTTGACCTGTATTGGTTGTAAAAAATGCACGTCGAAAGGGCCCATGGACACATTCCTGGAAGGTTGTCCCTGGGATGCCATCGATATGTGGCCACTCGCCAAGTATGAAACTGAGATGGGAGAGCTCCCTTATTGA